One genomic window of Haloarcula limicola includes the following:
- a CDS encoding FlaD/FlaE family flagellar protein produces the protein MTINPRDYDLDELRKIARQRGDRENGNGLGEGGIPDPGDLDVGLEDGDEEVVAGSSLRSGLYRELLPFLAGDSQEKPYLGTLPETYAAEFVVFEWLEFLLMHSGYQGADEALAYYESIDWITEEVEADLSDYLLGIDESATNDGNDLSVDDHMLSLVYVAKLAAMT, from the coding sequence ATGACCATCAACCCGCGCGACTACGACCTGGACGAACTGCGGAAGATCGCCCGCCAGCGCGGCGACCGGGAGAACGGAAACGGCCTCGGCGAGGGCGGGATACCCGACCCGGGCGATCTCGACGTGGGGTTGGAAGACGGCGACGAGGAAGTCGTGGCCGGCAGTTCTCTCCGGTCCGGGCTGTACCGCGAACTGCTCCCGTTTCTGGCCGGTGACAGTCAGGAGAAGCCGTATCTCGGTACGCTTCCGGAGACGTACGCCGCCGAGTTCGTCGTCTTCGAGTGGCTGGAGTTCCTGTTGATGCACTCGGGTTATCAGGGGGCCGACGAGGCGCTGGCCTACTACGAGTCCATCGACTGGATCACCGAAGAGGTCGAGGCCGACCTCTCGGACTACTTACTGGGAATCGACGAGTCGGCGACCAACGACGGCAACGACCTCAGCGTGGACGACCACATGCTGAGTCTGGTGTACGTCGCGAAACTGGCCGCGATGACGTAG
- a CDS encoding ParA family protein translates to MNRQSTSDPARICVTNAKGGTGKTTVAINVAGALSDRGRDVLFVDLDPQGNATEGLGLAEAYDAQPPTLFDVLTGDPNGLADLVVEHEEMDVVPSSIDMLQAEHELTVADLIARVRTGDHDVDPAALSAFALNVTPKTVTGDHALDTLDRALSTVPGYDYVVIDSPPFYGKLTDAAVFAAGNILVPALAEATSERAIELLMDQMAALERQTGTSVRTLGVVANRIETTSEDETMLQWFDAAFPDSPVWRVRKRVALQRAYTRGNSLFGSDEECDMSAVFEDIAADLDRQFGYTEIPA, encoded by the coding sequence ATGAACCGCCAGTCCACGTCCGATCCGGCCCGTATCTGCGTGACGAACGCGAAGGGCGGGACCGGCAAGACGACGGTAGCGATCAACGTAGCCGGTGCCCTGAGCGACCGCGGGCGGGACGTCCTCTTCGTGGACTTGGACCCGCAGGGCAACGCCACGGAGGGACTGGGCCTCGCCGAGGCCTACGACGCGCAGCCGCCGACGCTGTTCGACGTGCTGACCGGCGACCCCAACGGCCTCGCCGACCTCGTGGTCGAACACGAGGAGATGGACGTCGTCCCCTCTAGCATCGACATGCTACAGGCCGAACACGAACTGACCGTCGCGGATCTCATCGCCCGGGTCCGCACGGGGGATCACGACGTCGACCCGGCGGCGCTCTCGGCGTTCGCGCTGAACGTCACGCCGAAGACGGTCACCGGCGACCACGCGCTCGATACGCTGGACCGCGCGCTCTCGACGGTCCCCGGGTACGATTACGTCGTCATCGATTCCCCGCCGTTCTACGGCAAGCTGACCGACGCCGCCGTCTTCGCCGCGGGGAACATCCTCGTCCCGGCGCTCGCGGAGGCCACCTCCGAGCGCGCCATCGAGCTCCTGATGGACCAGATGGCGGCCTTGGAGCGACAGACGGGCACTTCGGTGCGGACGCTCGGCGTGGTGGCCAACCGCATCGAGACGACCTCGGAAGACGAGACGATGCTCCAGTGGTTCGACGCCGCGTTCCCCGACAGCCCGGTCTGGCGGGTCCGCAAGCGCGTGGCCCTCCAGCGGGCGTACACGCGGGGCAACTCGCTGTTCGGGAGCGACGAGGAGTGCGACATGAGCGCGGTGTTCGAGGACATCGCCGCGGATCTGGACAGGCAGTTCGGCTACACGGAGATACCAGCATGA
- a CDS encoding chemotaxis protein CheW, which yields MSDDDRMDRAERIRDMRQGNRADDEQTTDGDGASSDRAGEAASGAETDVAADTDAKPEPASGPDDDDSTADSDEPTAAAAEQAGDGIDSAERTGAQSDATAAAERAAAAAAQVADDAPATGGAGGVQSDDIAATASPMRGPTGVELPDQQLLEEAMATGDGDRVEGSARAAIGEETGQKEEMVRVLEFALGEEYYCLDIEYVEEIVKRDAVTRVPNTPDYVEGVVDLRGQITTILDPKRMMDVDADGEKTLIVVFDPGMFGEQGAVGWVVDAVRQVVPVAESEVNDPPVDGEYVNGVVDREDHDQFVIWVEPDDALDAATSADD from the coding sequence ATGAGCGACGACGACCGTATGGACAGAGCAGAGCGCATCCGCGACATGCGCCAGGGGAACAGAGCGGACGACGAGCAGACGACGGACGGCGACGGAGCGTCGTCGGACCGGGCGGGAGAGGCCGCTTCGGGTGCAGAGACGGACGTAGCGGCAGACACGGATGCAAAGCCAGAGCCAGCCTCCGGTCCGGATGACGATGACTCGACGGCCGACTCCGACGAGCCGACCGCTGCGGCGGCCGAGCAGGCGGGCGACGGAATCGACTCGGCCGAGAGAACCGGTGCCCAGTCGGACGCGACCGCGGCCGCCGAACGAGCCGCGGCGGCCGCCGCGCAGGTCGCCGACGACGCTCCTGCGACCGGCGGTGCGGGCGGGGTGCAGTCCGACGATATCGCCGCGACGGCCTCGCCGATGCGGGGACCGACCGGCGTCGAACTCCCGGACCAGCAGCTTCTGGAAGAAGCGATGGCGACGGGCGACGGCGATCGAGTCGAAGGGTCGGCCAGGGCGGCGATCGGGGAAGAGACGGGCCAGAAGGAGGAGATGGTTCGCGTCCTCGAGTTCGCGCTCGGCGAGGAGTACTACTGCCTCGACATCGAGTACGTCGAGGAGATAGTCAAGCGCGACGCGGTCACGCGCGTCCCCAACACGCCCGACTACGTCGAGGGGGTCGTCGACCTCCGCGGGCAGATAACGACCATCCTCGACCCCAAGCGGATGATGGACGTCGACGCCGACGGCGAGAAGACCCTCATCGTCGTCTTCGACCCGGGGATGTTCGGGGAGCAAGGCGCGGTCGGGTGGGTCGTCGACGCTGTCCGACAGGTCGTCCCCGTCGCCGAGTCGGAGGTCAACGACCCGCCGGTCGACGGGGAGTACGTCAACGGCGTCGTCGACCGCGAGGACCACGACCAGTTCGTCATCTGGGTCGAACCCGACGACGCGCTCGACGCGGCGACGAGCGCGGACGACTGA
- a CDS encoding NAD(P)/FAD-dependent oxidoreductase: MRVAVLGAGYAGLTLARKLERSLPDEADLVVVDERSDHLVQHELHRVVRRPSLADDITVELESVLDCEVRRASVTDLDADAGEATLAPADGDEETLGYDVGAVCLGAETAFYDLPGVREHATPLKRLDHAREIRADFLALGDGDRVVVGGAGLSGVQVAGELAALADEEGVDAEVLLLEQLDAVAPSFPESFQEAVHESLVDAGVTVRTGTGVAAAADGAMMLDSDEKLTYDQFVWTGGIRGPSALDDERPVVRADLRLGESTFAIGDAARVVDSNGEGVPASASAAIREASVAAENVEALVEHRLDREDGAFEPRLTQYRFEVPGWLVSVGDDAVAKVGPTILTGRAALALKTTVGAGYLGSVGARKNASDLVREELGIDVSGGNATDDLTDDLTEELPDDVVDAAESDDRRDGT; encoded by the coding sequence ATGCGTGTCGCCGTTCTCGGTGCCGGGTACGCCGGTCTCACACTCGCCAGAAAGCTCGAACGGTCGCTGCCGGACGAGGCGGACCTCGTCGTCGTCGACGAGCGGTCCGACCACCTCGTCCAGCACGAACTCCACCGCGTCGTCCGGCGACCGTCGCTGGCCGACGACATCACGGTCGAGCTGGAGTCGGTGCTCGACTGCGAGGTCCGTCGGGCGTCGGTGACCGACCTCGACGCCGACGCGGGCGAGGCGACGTTGGCTCCCGCGGACGGCGACGAGGAGACGCTCGGCTACGACGTGGGCGCGGTGTGTCTCGGCGCGGAGACGGCCTTCTACGACCTCCCGGGCGTGCGCGAACACGCGACGCCGCTGAAGCGCCTCGACCACGCCCGCGAGATCCGCGCGGACTTCCTCGCTCTCGGCGACGGCGACCGGGTCGTCGTCGGCGGCGCGGGTCTCTCCGGCGTCCAGGTCGCCGGCGAACTGGCGGCGCTGGCCGACGAGGAGGGCGTCGACGCCGAGGTGCTGCTCCTTGAACAGTTGGACGCCGTCGCCCCGTCGTTCCCCGAGTCGTTTCAGGAGGCCGTCCACGAGTCGCTCGTCGACGCCGGCGTGACCGTCCGCACGGGCACCGGCGTCGCGGCCGCCGCGGACGGCGCGATGATGCTCGACTCCGACGAGAAACTCACCTACGACCAGTTCGTCTGGACCGGCGGCATCCGGGGACCGAGCGCGCTCGACGACGAGCGCCCGGTCGTCAGGGCGGACCTCAGACTGGGCGAGTCGACGTTCGCTATCGGCGACGCCGCCCGCGTGGTGGACAGCAACGGCGAGGGCGTCCCCGCGAGCGCCTCGGCGGCGATCCGCGAGGCCAGCGTCGCCGCAGAGAACGTCGAAGCGCTGGTCGAACACCGATTGGATCGCGAGGACGGTGCGTTCGAACCGCGTCTCACGCAGTATCGGTTCGAGGTCCCCGGCTGGCTGGTGTCGGTCGGCGACGACGCCGTGGCGAAGGTCGGGCCGACGATCCTCACCGGTCGCGCCGCGCTGGCGCTGAAGACGACGGTCGGCGCGGGCTACCTCGGCAGCGTCGGCGCGAGGAAGAACGCCTCGGACCTCGTCCGCGAGGAGCTGGGCATCGACGTCTCCGGGGGAAACGCGACCGACGACCTGACTGACGACCTCACGGAGGAACTCCCCGACGACGTGGTGGACGCCGCTGAGTCGGACGACCGGCGGGACGGCACGTAA
- the mvaD gene encoding phosphomevalonate decarboxylase MvaD: MKATAKAHPIQGLVKYHGMRDEELRLPYHDSISVCTAPSHSKTTAEFDPDREEDSYVIDGEPVEGRGAERIDAVVEHVRELAGIDHAVRFESANDFPTNIGFGSSSSGFAAAAMALVEAAGLEMTRPEISTVARRGSSSAARAVTGAFSHLRTGMNDEDCRSERIETDLEDDLRIVAGMVPSYKETEAAHKEAADSHLFEGRMAHIHGQISDMRDALHDADFDRAFELAEHDSLSLAATTMTGPAGWVYWQPRTIEIFNAVRELRNEEDIPVYFSVDTGASVYVNTTERHVDRVEETVADCGVDTRVWGVGGPARVLDEDEALF, from the coding sequence ATGAAAGCGACCGCGAAGGCCCACCCGATCCAGGGACTGGTCAAGTACCACGGGATGCGAGACGAGGAGCTTCGGCTCCCGTACCACGACAGCATCTCCGTCTGTACCGCGCCGAGCCACTCGAAGACAACGGCCGAGTTCGACCCCGACCGCGAGGAAGACAGCTACGTCATCGACGGTGAACCCGTCGAAGGCCGCGGGGCCGAACGCATCGACGCCGTCGTAGAACACGTCCGCGAGTTGGCGGGCATCGACCACGCGGTCCGCTTCGAGTCCGCGAACGACTTCCCCACCAACATCGGCTTCGGCTCCTCGTCGTCCGGCTTCGCCGCCGCGGCGATGGCGCTGGTCGAGGCCGCCGGACTGGAGATGACCCGCCCGGAGATCTCGACGGTCGCCCGACGCGGCTCCTCCTCCGCGGCCCGCGCGGTCACGGGCGCGTTCTCGCACCTGCGGACCGGGATGAACGACGAGGACTGCCGGAGCGAGCGCATCGAGACCGACCTCGAAGACGACCTGCGAATCGTCGCGGGGATGGTCCCCTCCTACAAGGAGACCGAAGCCGCTCACAAGGAGGCCGCCGACAGCCACCTGTTCGAGGGGCGGATGGCCCACATCCACGGCCAGATCTCAGACATGCGCGACGCCCTCCACGACGCCGACTTCGACCGGGCGTTCGAACTCGCCGAGCACGACTCGCTGTCGCTGGCCGCGACGACGATGACCGGTCCCGCCGGGTGGGTCTACTGGCAACCGCGCACGATCGAGATCTTCAACGCCGTGCGGGAACTCCGGAACGAGGAGGATATCCCGGTGTACTTCTCCGTCGATACCGGCGCGAGCGTCTACGTCAACACCACCGAGCGGCACGTCGACCGGGTCGAGGAGACGGTCGCCGACTGCGGCGTCGACACCCGCGTCTGGGGCGTCGGCGGCCCCGCCCGCGTCCTCGACGAGGACGAAGCGCTGTTCTGA
- a CDS encoding VOC family protein translates to MANRPDAAELPTSSDLPDSPIHTTGTDHLTIVGSNAEDTIAFYRDLLGMPLVMREPNRDDPDSTHLFFDAGDGRILTFFVGDRTSDPRPIRPTVGGVHHVSFSVDPEKFREMRDALTEAGRHFNEFDRGIFHSVYTRDHNGLLVELATDRYEVPDDRRGEVMALAQRLREEDEADYAKDEHIEGALEELGLPAEAHDLPDADGGASSVQ, encoded by the coding sequence ATGGCGAATCGACCGGACGCGGCGGAGTTGCCGACGAGCAGCGACCTCCCGGACAGCCCGATCCACACGACCGGCACGGACCACCTCACGATCGTCGGTAGCAACGCGGAGGACACCATCGCGTTCTACCGCGACCTGCTCGGCATGCCGCTGGTGATGCGGGAGCCGAACCGCGACGACCCGGACTCGACGCACCTCTTCTTCGACGCCGGCGACGGCCGCATCCTGACGTTCTTCGTCGGCGACCGGACCTCGGACCCGCGGCCGATCCGACCGACGGTCGGCGGCGTTCACCACGTCTCTTTCAGCGTCGACCCCGAGAAGTTCCGCGAGATGCGCGACGCGCTGACCGAGGCCGGGAGACATTTCAACGAGTTCGACCGCGGGATCTTCCACTCGGTGTACACCCGGGACCACAACGGGTTACTGGTCGAACTGGCGACCGACAGATACGAGGTCCCCGACGACCGCCGGGGCGAGGTGATGGCCCTCGCCCAGCGCCTCCGCGAGGAGGACGAGGCCGACTACGCGAAGGACGAACACATCGAGGGGGCGCTCGAAGAACTCGGCCTGCCGGCCGAAGCCCACGACCTCCCCGACGCCGACGGCGGCGCGAGCAGCGTCCAGTAG
- a CDS encoding succinylglutamate desuccinylase/aspartoacylase domain-containing protein — translation MPNTVSPDVTMRGPTGERPLTVVAGVHGDEQSGVRAVERVLDAGHEFERAVRFVTANPPAVDAGERYLDVDMNRVFPGDADSEDRERRLAAELLDIIGDAPAIALHATHATSEPISLVSREQPGAVETAAGMATTPVVDTTDTVEGGLNRFGQVVTVETGKQGTEEAVETGVSVVEAFLRFHGALPGETPDAAPTFYQEDSVIEKPDDAPEDATCEDLYDLHVENFERVDEGDVWATVDGEELIAEEAFIPILMSECGYDDIFGYKGHVAGETLSTAREHWDLE, via the coding sequence ATGCCGAACACAGTTTCACCGGACGTGACGATGCGCGGCCCGACCGGCGAGCGGCCGCTGACCGTCGTCGCCGGCGTTCACGGCGACGAACAGAGCGGCGTCCGCGCCGTCGAACGCGTCCTAGACGCGGGCCACGAGTTCGAGCGAGCGGTCCGGTTCGTGACGGCGAACCCGCCGGCGGTCGACGCCGGCGAGCGGTACCTCGACGTAGACATGAACCGGGTGTTCCCGGGCGACGCCGATAGCGAGGACAGAGAGCGCCGGCTCGCGGCGGAGCTCCTCGATATCATCGGCGACGCGCCGGCGATCGCCCTCCACGCGACACACGCCACGTCGGAGCCGATATCGCTGGTATCGCGTGAACAGCCCGGGGCGGTCGAGACGGCCGCCGGGATGGCGACGACGCCGGTGGTCGATACGACCGACACGGTCGAGGGCGGACTGAATCGGTTCGGGCAGGTCGTCACGGTCGAGACCGGGAAGCAGGGGACCGAGGAGGCCGTCGAGACCGGCGTCTCCGTCGTCGAGGCGTTCCTCCGCTTCCACGGCGCGCTCCCGGGAGAGACGCCGGACGCCGCGCCGACGTTCTATCAGGAGGACAGCGTCATCGAGAAACCGGACGACGCGCCCGAGGACGCCACCTGTGAGGACCTCTACGACCTGCACGTCGAGAACTTCGAACGCGTCGACGAGGGCGACGTCTGGGCCACCGTCGACGGCGAAGAGCTGATCGCCGAGGAGGCGTTCATCCCCATCCTCATGTCCGAGTGTGGCTACGACGACATCTTCGGCTACAAGGGCCACGTCGCCGGTGAGACGCTTTCTACGGCCCGCGAGCACTGGGACCTTGAGTAA
- a CDS encoding cob(I)yrinic acid a,c-diamide adenosyltransferase, which produces MPIYTGRGDQGQTDLRNMERVSKDSRRIEAYGTVDEVNALVGVVRPTGQDDIDEHLREIQNHLHIVQADFANPQPEEGDPRITEDHVDEIEAIVDEANEELDPLESFILPSGSEPGAKLHHARAVCRRAERRAVSFTAEEAGVNETAIVYLNRLSDALFTLARLVNKREGVREENPEY; this is translated from the coding sequence ATGCCGATCTACACCGGCCGGGGCGACCAGGGGCAGACCGACCTCCGGAACATGGAACGCGTCTCGAAGGACTCCCGGCGCATCGAGGCCTACGGCACCGTCGACGAGGTGAACGCGCTGGTCGGCGTCGTCCGCCCCACCGGGCAGGACGACATCGACGAGCACCTCCGGGAGATACAGAACCACCTCCACATCGTCCAGGCGGACTTCGCCAACCCGCAGCCCGAGGAGGGCGACCCGCGGATCACCGAGGACCACGTCGACGAGATCGAGGCCATCGTCGACGAGGCCAACGAGGAGCTCGACCCGCTGGAGTCCTTTATCCTGCCGTCGGGGTCCGAACCGGGCGCGAAACTGCACCACGCCCGGGCGGTCTGTCGGCGGGCCGAGCGCCGAGCCGTCTCGTTCACCGCCGAGGAGGCCGGCGTCAACGAGACCGCCATCGTCTACCTCAACCGGCTCTCGGACGCGCTGTTCACGCTCGCGCGTCTGGTCAACAAGCGCGAGGGCGTCCGCGAGGAGAACCCGGAGTACTGA
- the msrA gene encoding peptide-methionine (S)-S-oxide reductase MsrA: MASDSPRPSALSLDAAAPPPEETATATFGMGCFWGPDARFGAMPGVARTRVGYAGGDDPEPSYYSLGDHTEVVQVEYDPEELSYDDLLDAFWANHSPFSAPHKRQYRGVVLAHDESQREAAAESKAALEDRTGKTVQTEIEPLDGFYPAEGYHQKYELRSTPVASDELESLYGPAFVESTAAARLNGFVAGHGDEERRRAVLADVDLSPAALSEVRRRF; the protein is encoded by the coding sequence ATGGCATCCGATTCGCCGCGACCGTCGGCGCTCTCACTCGACGCGGCGGCTCCCCCGCCCGAAGAGACGGCGACTGCGACGTTCGGCATGGGCTGTTTCTGGGGGCCCGACGCCCGCTTCGGCGCGATGCCGGGCGTCGCCCGCACGCGCGTCGGCTACGCCGGCGGCGACGACCCCGAGCCGAGCTATTACTCGCTGGGCGATCACACGGAGGTCGTTCAAGTCGAATACGACCCCGAGGAACTCTCCTACGACGACCTGCTGGACGCGTTCTGGGCGAACCACAGCCCGTTCTCGGCTCCGCATAAGCGACAGTACCGCGGCGTCGTGCTGGCCCACGACGAGAGCCAGCGCGAGGCCGCCGCCGAATCGAAGGCGGCGCTCGAAGATCGAACGGGAAAGACCGTACAGACGGAGATCGAGCCGCTCGACGGGTTCTACCCCGCCGAGGGCTACCACCAGAAGTACGAGCTCCGCTCGACGCCCGTCGCGAGCGACGAGCTCGAATCGCTCTACGGACCGGCGTTCGTCGAGTCGACGGCGGCCGCCCGCCTCAACGGCTTCGTCGCGGGCCACGGCGACGAGGAGCGACGGCGCGCCGTTCTCGCGGACGTGGACCTCTCCCCGGCGGCCCTCTCGGAGGTCCGACGACGGTTCTGA
- a CDS encoding DUF7511 domain-containing protein, with the protein MSRVEAMSTEPDRVADDTHTSPRRPDVELSMTVVQYSDGPDRCTVYPPGLSGVARMSTWLSADRSVFVELDAMR; encoded by the coding sequence ATGTCACGCGTAGAGGCAATGAGCACCGAACCGGACCGGGTTGCTGACGACACCCACACCTCCCCAAGGCGGCCCGACGTGGAACTGTCCATGACCGTGGTGCAGTACAGCGACGGGCCGGACCGCTGCACCGTCTATCCGCCGGGGCTCTCCGGCGTCGCTCGGATGTCGACGTGGCTCAGCGCCGACCGCTCGGTGTTCGTCGAACTGGATGCGATGCGGTGA
- a CDS encoding response regulator codes for MSVEVLVVDEDRDVLEIVGTFLAREDDFEVTMEADPERALEMALSGEYDAVVSDYKMPRLDGVELCTAVRERDEALPFFLFSAREPEDVRPEAADAGVTAFVQKGTGTEQYDVLAERIRESL; via the coding sequence ATGAGTGTGGAGGTACTAGTGGTGGACGAGGACCGGGACGTGCTCGAGATCGTCGGGACCTTCCTCGCGCGCGAAGACGACTTCGAGGTGACGATGGAAGCGGACCCGGAGCGGGCCCTCGAGATGGCGCTCTCCGGCGAGTACGACGCCGTGGTCAGCGACTACAAGATGCCGAGGCTCGACGGCGTCGAACTCTGTACGGCGGTTCGCGAACGCGACGAAGCGCTCCCGTTTTTCCTGTTCAGCGCCCGCGAGCCGGAGGATGTCCGGCCCGAGGCCGCGGACGCCGGCGTGACCGCGTTCGTCCAGAAGGGCACGGGGACCGAGCAGTACGACGTCCTCGCCGAGCGCATCCGAGAGTCGCTCTAA